The following are encoded in a window of Microbacterium sp. LWO13-1.2 genomic DNA:
- a CDS encoding SPFH domain-containing protein: MNDSSFIPTAILWILVVAIIIFVVVTIARSIRIIPQATAGVVERLGRYHKTLMPGLNILVPFIDRLRPLIDMREQVVSFPPQPVITEDNLVVSIDTVVYFQVTDARAATYEIANYLGAVEQLTTTTLRNVVGGLNLEEALTSRDNINGQLRVVLDEATGKWGIRVGRVELKAIDPPLSIQDSMEKQMRAERDRRAAILTAEGTKQSAILEAEGARQAEILRAEGDKQAAVLRAQGEAEAIQNVFTAIHQGAPDDKLLAYQYLQMLPKISEGQSNKLWIIPSELTEALKGIGTAFTPRPGSGQPPTSPPPGV, translated from the coding sequence GTGAACGATTCCTCGTTCATCCCGACCGCGATCCTCTGGATCCTGGTGGTCGCGATCATCATCTTCGTGGTGGTGACCATCGCCCGATCGATCCGGATCATCCCGCAGGCGACTGCGGGAGTCGTCGAGCGGCTCGGCCGGTACCACAAGACCCTGATGCCCGGTCTGAACATCCTGGTGCCCTTCATCGATCGCCTCCGCCCGCTTATCGACATGCGTGAGCAGGTCGTCTCATTCCCTCCGCAGCCGGTGATCACGGAAGACAACCTCGTCGTCTCGATCGACACGGTCGTGTACTTCCAGGTGACGGATGCTCGAGCGGCGACCTACGAGATCGCGAACTACCTCGGCGCCGTCGAGCAGCTCACGACCACCACGCTCCGCAACGTCGTCGGTGGTCTGAACCTCGAAGAGGCGCTCACGAGCCGCGACAACATCAACGGCCAGCTGCGCGTCGTCCTCGATGAGGCCACGGGCAAGTGGGGAATCCGCGTCGGCCGCGTCGAGCTCAAGGCGATCGACCCGCCCCTGTCCATTCAGGACTCGATGGAGAAGCAGATGCGCGCCGAGCGTGACCGCCGCGCCGCCATCCTGACGGCCGAGGGAACCAAGCAGTCCGCGATCCTCGAGGCTGAGGGCGCACGGCAGGCAGAGATCCTCCGCGCCGAAGGTGACAAGCAGGCCGCTGTCCTCCGCGCTCAGGGAGAGGCGGAGGCGATTCAGAACGTCTTCACCGCCATCCACCAGGGCGCTCCGGACGACAAGCTGCTCGCGTATCAGTACCTGCAGATGCTGCCGAAGATCAGCGAGGGCCAGTCCAACAAGCTGTGGATCATCCCGAGTGAGCTCACCGAGGCGCTCAAGGGCATCGGCACCGCTTTCACGCCGCGTCCCGGATCCGGCCAGCCGCCGACCAGCCCACCTCCGGGCGTGTGA
- a CDS encoding RNA polymerase-binding protein RbpA, giving the protein MADRSLRGIRLGAQSLQSEEGVVFMERRETIYTCDECGHVTNLMFSAEAEPPQTWECRSCGADARLNIDGQAVTLEVTDEKAVRTHWDMLMERRTRAELEELLEERLAFIRARRGAGEDPTREKIGA; this is encoded by the coding sequence ATGGCAGATCGCAGCCTGCGCGGCATCCGACTCGGCGCCCAGAGCCTACAGAGCGAAGAGGGCGTCGTTTTCATGGAACGCCGCGAGACCATTTACACCTGTGACGAGTGCGGACACGTCACCAACCTGATGTTCTCGGCCGAGGCCGAGCCGCCGCAGACCTGGGAGTGCCGCTCGTGCGGCGCTGACGCGCGTCTGAACATCGACGGTCAGGCCGTGACCCTCGAGGTCACCGACGAGAAGGCTGTGCGCACACACTGGGACATGCTCATGGAGCGCCGCACCCGGGCGGAACTCGAGGAACTGCTCGAAGAGCGCCTCGCCTTCATCCGCGCCCGCCGCGGTGCCGGTGAGGACCCGACCAGGGAGAAGATCGGCGCCTAA
- a CDS encoding glycerophosphodiester phosphodiesterase family protein, which yields MTHPYFGKARHPRVLAHRGLLTAAGEDSGVWDNTAAAFAAAHAAGAEYIETDCQVTADGDVVLFHDVTLQRLTGDPRRVNEVSTVELARLFADHGGLLTVAEALDSFPTARFNIDVKTAAAVEPLGTILADHTHRVLVTSFSDARRRATIAAVLRAGAAMPPASSAGSRTIAALRGLSSVRLSPARLLRDIDALQIPERHGAIRVLTPALLRAAHRHGVEVHVWTVNEPSDMQRLVRLGVDGIVSDRADIAVKTVQSF from the coding sequence GTGACGCACCCCTATTTCGGCAAGGCGCGGCATCCTCGAGTCCTCGCCCATCGTGGTCTTCTCACCGCGGCGGGCGAGGATTCCGGTGTCTGGGACAACACGGCCGCGGCCTTCGCGGCCGCTCATGCCGCGGGAGCCGAGTACATAGAGACCGACTGCCAGGTCACCGCAGACGGTGACGTCGTGCTCTTCCATGACGTGACACTTCAGCGCCTCACCGGCGATCCACGGCGCGTCAATGAGGTGAGTACGGTCGAACTCGCTCGACTGTTCGCCGACCACGGCGGTCTTCTGACGGTGGCTGAGGCTCTGGACTCCTTCCCCACTGCGCGGTTCAACATCGATGTGAAGACCGCCGCCGCCGTGGAACCGTTGGGGACGATCCTCGCCGACCACACTCATCGTGTACTGGTCACGAGCTTCTCCGACGCGCGCCGACGCGCGACGATCGCTGCGGTGCTACGCGCCGGCGCCGCCATGCCTCCTGCCAGCTCAGCCGGAAGCCGCACCATTGCGGCGCTTCGCGGGTTGTCCTCGGTGCGCCTCTCCCCCGCGCGTCTCCTCCGCGACATCGACGCGCTGCAGATTCCGGAGAGACACGGCGCGATACGCGTGCTCACACCGGCCCTCCTGCGCGCCGCACATCGGCACGGCGTGGAAGTCCACGTCTGGACCGTCAACGAACCCTCAGACATGCAACGGCTCGTGAGGCTCGGCGTCGACGGCATCGTCTCGGACCGTGCCGACATCGCGGTGAAGACCGTCCAATCGTTCTGA
- a CDS encoding VOC family protein: MNISIHYAFLPHTDAEAALAFYRDALGFEVRNDVGYDGLRWLTVGPEGQPDTSIVLHPPATDPGITDAERQTILELIAKGSYSALTLASDDLDALFERLVEKGADVVQEPMEQPYGVRDCAFRDPAGNLLRINQTA, encoded by the coding sequence ATGAATATCAGCATCCATTACGCATTTCTCCCGCACACCGATGCCGAGGCTGCGCTCGCTTTCTATCGCGACGCCCTCGGGTTCGAGGTGCGCAACGACGTCGGTTATGACGGCCTGCGCTGGCTGACCGTCGGCCCCGAGGGGCAGCCCGACACATCGATCGTCCTGCATCCACCGGCAACGGACCCGGGAATCACCGACGCTGAGCGTCAGACGATTCTCGAGCTCATCGCCAAGGGGAGCTACTCGGCGCTGACGCTGGCAAGTGACGATCTGGATGCCCTGTTCGAACGCCTCGTCGAGAAGGGCGCCGACGTCGTTCAGGAGCCGATGGAACAGCCTTATGGTGTCCGTGACTGCGCATTCCGCGATCCTGCGGGAAACCTGCTCCGCATCAATCAGACCGCCTGA
- a CDS encoding SDR family oxidoreductase, translating into MTELLPAGSLDGKVALVTGSSRGIGADTIRYLAEAGADVVINFRNKAPRAEKLAVELRALGRRVLTVAADLTDPASVSDMFDAVREEFGSLDILVLNASGGMESGMAEDYALTLNRDAQLNVLNAALPLLGDGARVVFVTSHQAHFIRTTPTMPEYEPVALSKRAGEDALRELIPGLAEKGVGFTVVSGDMIEGTITATLLERANPGAIAERRESAGKLYNVSEFAAEVAQAAVDPVPADNTRLVGDVSAFAAE; encoded by the coding sequence GTGACCGAGCTTCTCCCCGCAGGTTCCCTCGACGGCAAGGTCGCTCTTGTCACCGGATCATCCCGGGGGATCGGCGCCGACACCATCCGGTATCTCGCGGAAGCGGGCGCCGATGTCGTCATCAACTTCCGCAACAAGGCGCCGCGCGCTGAGAAGCTCGCCGTCGAACTGCGCGCTCTCGGGCGGCGCGTCCTCACCGTGGCCGCCGACCTCACCGATCCCGCATCCGTCTCCGACATGTTCGACGCGGTACGCGAGGAGTTCGGGAGTCTCGACATCCTCGTGCTCAACGCGTCCGGTGGCATGGAATCCGGCATGGCCGAGGACTACGCGCTGACGCTCAATCGCGATGCTCAGCTCAACGTGCTGAACGCCGCGCTCCCGCTTCTGGGTGATGGCGCCCGTGTGGTCTTCGTGACCAGCCACCAGGCTCATTTCATCCGGACGACGCCGACCATGCCGGAATACGAGCCGGTCGCGCTCTCCAAGCGTGCCGGAGAAGACGCACTGCGCGAGCTCATCCCTGGCCTCGCCGAGAAGGGCGTCGGCTTCACGGTCGTCTCCGGCGACATGATCGAAGGCACGATCACGGCCACGCTTCTCGAGCGCGCCAATCCTGGCGCCATCGCCGAGCGGCGCGAATCGGCCGGCAAGCTCTACAACGTCTCCGAGTTCGCGGCCGAGGTCGCGCAGGCGGCCGTCGATCCTGTGCCGGCCGACAACACGCGCCTCGTCGGCGATGTGAGCGCGTTCGCGGCTGAGTGA
- a CDS encoding DUF308 domain-containing protein codes for MSESFTEARSALKSIRITLAISGALALIAGLVLLIWPVKSAVIITGIFASYLIIAGLVYVGIGIFSGNKGWARIGHLVLGLLYIVAGVIAFTNLTAAAASLAIIVVIFIGISWIVDGVVSLTLLGQDGSRVWTLLYALLSVVAGIAVLTLGFAAVPLFWLLLAASLIALGIVQIVRAITLGKSA; via the coding sequence ATGTCCGAATCATTCACGGAAGCGCGGTCGGCTCTCAAGTCGATCCGCATCACGCTCGCGATCTCCGGCGCACTTGCACTGATCGCCGGCCTCGTGCTCCTGATCTGGCCGGTGAAGTCGGCGGTCATCATCACCGGGATCTTCGCCTCGTACCTGATCATCGCCGGACTCGTCTACGTCGGGATCGGCATCTTCTCCGGCAACAAGGGATGGGCGCGTATCGGGCACCTCGTGCTCGGACTGCTGTACATCGTCGCGGGCGTCATCGCCTTCACGAACCTCACCGCGGCCGCAGCGAGCCTGGCGATCATCGTCGTGATCTTCATCGGCATCAGCTGGATCGTGGACGGAGTCGTCTCCCTCACGCTGCTCGGTCAGGACGGCTCCCGAGTCTGGACGCTGCTCTACGCGCTTCTGAGCGTCGTGGCCGGCATCGCCGTCCTCACGCTCGGGTTCGCAGCCGTGCCGCTCTTCTGGCTGCTCCTTGCCGCTTCTCTGATCGCGCTCGGCATCGTGCAGATCGTTCGCGCGATCACCCTCGGCAAGTCGGCGTAA
- a CDS encoding helix-turn-helix transcriptional regulator, whose translation MRKVRDRIDRDYARPLDVEALARGVHMSAGHLSRKFREAYGESPYSYLMTRRIERAMALLRRGDLSVTDVCFEVGCSSLGTFSTRFTELVGVSPSVYRERAANVDGIPTFQAKQVIRPIRNQEAPRTDANIV comes from the coding sequence ATGCGGAAGGTGCGTGATCGAATCGATCGGGACTACGCGCGTCCGCTCGACGTGGAGGCTCTGGCGAGGGGCGTGCATATGTCGGCGGGGCATCTGAGTCGGAAGTTCCGTGAGGCCTACGGCGAGTCGCCATACTCCTATCTCATGACCAGACGTATCGAGCGGGCCATGGCGTTGCTGCGACGCGGCGATCTGAGCGTCACCGACGTGTGCTTCGAGGTCGGATGCTCATCGCTCGGCACCTTCAGCACCCGATTCACCGAACTGGTCGGTGTCTCACCCAGCGTGTACCGTGAACGCGCCGCCAACGTGGACGGGATCCCGACGTTCCAGGCGAAGCAGGTCATCCGACCGATCAGGAATCAAGAAGCGCCCCGCACCGACGCGAACATAGTGTGA
- a CDS encoding NfeD family protein gives MDTFATFVQFIDQWAWIGWLVLIAAFLVIEMLTLDFTFLMLSFGSAIGLVTDLVGVPVWVQVIIAAAAAAIFILFLRPPLLKRLRRGEDPTKSNVDALIDLRGIALHEITQVSGQVKLSNGDTWTARTPAGVPIPQGATIAITAVSGATAIVRPVND, from the coding sequence ATGGACACTTTCGCCACATTCGTTCAGTTCATCGACCAGTGGGCATGGATCGGCTGGCTCGTCCTGATCGCCGCTTTCCTGGTGATCGAGATGCTGACACTCGATTTCACCTTCCTGATGCTGAGTTTCGGCAGCGCGATCGGTCTCGTCACCGATCTCGTCGGGGTTCCGGTGTGGGTGCAGGTGATCATCGCTGCCGCAGCTGCCGCGATCTTCATCCTCTTCCTGCGTCCGCCGCTGCTCAAGCGCCTTCGTCGCGGCGAGGACCCGACCAAATCGAACGTCGACGCCCTCATCGACCTCCGTGGCATCGCGCTGCATGAGATCACGCAGGTATCGGGACAGGTGAAGCTGAGCAACGGCGACACCTGGACCGCACGAACCCCCGCCGGTGTGCCCATTCCGCAGGGCGCGACGATCGCGATCACCGCGGTCAGCGGCGCGACCGCCATCGTCCGACCCGTCAACGACTAG